One window of Quercus robur chromosome 12, dhQueRobu3.1, whole genome shotgun sequence genomic DNA carries:
- the LOC126709606 gene encoding protein PXR1 isoform X1, translating to MKHQKPRDEENRGKNNGSNSIKMNNNNNMKKKKRLGGGGLSLEAFANAKTKGDFYNPSLIKKQKEFYKNAKHVKKYKKLLKQQSQQHDISSAIRSVEDENETEDGSSMGLNKQNKKNPGIPSLKEMYDKKHEKKEKERIEMQAVLQAKKEEREKAEARRKAAREKMFKKTRAGQPVMKYRIEHLLETIQNSAKN from the exons ATGAAGCATCAGAAACCACGAGACGAGGAAAACAGGGGGAAAAACAATGGCTCAAATTCGATAAAaatgaacaacaacaacaacatgaagaagaagaagaggttaGGTGGGGGTGGCCTTTCGCTCGAGGCATTCGCTAATGccaaaacaaaaggagattttTATAACCCATCTCTCATAa AGAAGCAAAAGGAGTTTTATAAGAATGCAAAGCATGTGAAGAAGTATAAGAAGTTGCTAAAGCAACAAAGTCAGCAACATGATATTTCCTCAGCTATAAGATCCGTTGAG GATGAGAATGAAACTGAAGATGGAAGCAGTATGGGTTTGAACAAACAGAACAAGAAGAATCCTGGTATACCCAGTTTGAAAGAAATGTATGATAAGAAgcatgaaaagaaagagaaggaaaggATTGAGATGCAGGCAGTTCTTCAAgcaaagaaggaagagagagaaaaggctGAAGCTCGGAGGAAGGCTGCAAGAGAGAAGATGTTCAAGAAGACGAGAGCAGGCCAGCCTGTTATGAAGTATAGAATTGAGCATCTTTTGGAGACTATTCAAAATTCAGCCAAAAACTGA
- the LOC126709606 gene encoding protein PXR1 isoform X2 — MKHQKPRDEENRGENNGSNSIKMNNNMKKKKRLGGGGLSLEAFANAKTKGDFYNLSIIKKQKEFYKNAKHVKKYKKLLKQQSQQHDISSAIRSVEDENETEDGSSMGLNKQNKKNPGIPSLKEMYDKKHEKKEKERIEMQAVLQAKKEEREKAEARRKAAREKMFKKTRAGQPVMKYRIEHLLETIQNSAKN; from the exons ATGAAGCATCAGAAACCACGAGACGAGGAAAACAGGGGGGAAAACAATGGCTCAAATTCGATAAAAATGAACAACaacatgaagaagaagaagagattagGTGGGGGTGGCCTTTCGCTCGAGGCATTCGCTAATGccaaaacaaaaggagattttTACAACCTATCTATcataa AGAAGCAAAAGGAGTTTTATAAGAATGCAAAGCATGTGAAGAAGTATAAGAAGTTGCTAAAGCAACAAAGTCAGCAACATGATATTTCCTCAGCTATAAGATCCGTTGAG GATGAGAATGAAACTGAAGATGGAAGCAGTATGGGTTTGAACAAACAGAACAAGAAGAATCCTGGTATACCCAGTTTGAAAGAAATGTATGATAAGAAgcatgaaaagaaagagaaggaaaggATTGAGATGCAGGCAGTTCTTCAAgcaaagaaggaagagagagaaaaggctGAAGCTCGGAGGAAGGCTGCAAGAGAGAAGATGTTCAAGAAGACGAGAGCAGGCCAGCCTGTTATGAAGTATAGAATTGAGCATCTTTTGGAGACTATTCAAAATTCAGCCAAAAACTGA